TGGGCGTTTTGATCCGTATGCGAAGGAGAGGGCGGCGTGATCCGCCTGACAAGCGATGGGCAACTGCCCGGGAGACTTCCATGGCAACGATAGCCGAAATCGTCGTCGAAGCTGAAACCCCCTCGCGCCTTGCTGCCTTTTGGGCGGCAATTCTCGACGGCTATCAGGTCCGTGGCTATGACGAGGCCGAAATCGGCCGGCTGGCCAAGCTTGGGTTCACGCCGGAAACGGATCCGACGGTGATGGTGGACGGTCCCGGCCCGTCGCTCTGTTTCCAGCGCGTCCTTCTGCGCAATTACGACAACAACCGGGTCCATCTGGATATTGCCGTCGATGATGTTCAAGCCGCCGTCGAACGCATTACTGCGCTTGGCGGCAGCCTGCAGCGAAGGGAACCAGGCTATACGGTGATGAAGGACCCGGAAGGCAACCAGTTCTGCATCGTGCCTGGTACTTAATTCGAGCCGTGCAGCGGAACGAGGCTTCGATCTCAAGGAAAGGGATGGCCCGACGAGCGCCGCAGGCACTGCAAATGCGCAGCCACAGTATAGAATGCGAGGCGCTTGCGCGGTCCTGCGCACGTCAAAAGCCGTCGGCGCGATGCCAAGGACGAGGAAGCCTGCTTGCCGGACGGGCGATGAGCATCGATACCGGAGGATTTGTGCCTGAGGAATGAAAAATTGCGTAAGCCTTCGTTCCGCCTTGCGCTGGCGACAATTTTCACGTAGAAGCCCCCACATCGATCTTGCTAGATGGACTTTGTTTCGGCCATTGGTGCCGTTCCTGGCGAACTTCCTCCAAAATCGGTCTTCATCGCGCGTCGGCTTTGGCCGGTGCGTTATCTTCTACGTACGATTTTAAAGGATATCGTCATGAACACAGGTACCGTTAAGTGGTTCAACGCAACCAAGGGCTTCGGCTTCATTCAGCCGGATGACGGCGCAGCCGACGTTTTCGTCCACATCTCCGCTGTCGAGCGCGCCGGAATGCGTGACCTCCAGGAAGGTCAGAAGCTTTCCTACGAGCTCGTTTCCGACAAGCGCTCGGGCAAGATGTCGGCAGACCGCCTCCAGGCGGCCTGAGCCTCGCAGGCTTTGAGAATATCATCTCCGGAACGTGACCACGGATGTACTGGCACGTTTCGTCGAGATGGCAGGAAGGTCGGGTTAGCCCGGCCTTTTTTTGTTTGCGCAAGCGCGATGGATTTCACTCCGCCGCGGCGCGCTTCAGCCCCGAAATCTGCGTGATGAAGGCGCGAAGGGCGGCCGGGCGCACCGGCTTGTGCTGGATGGCGATGCCGTGGCGTTCCGCCTCTACCCTGACCTCGGGCGTCCGGTCGGCGGTCACCAGCAACGCCGGGAGATCGGTCCCGAAGCGCTCCCGCAAATTCAAGATCGCGGAAATTCCGGTCCCGTCGCCAAGATGATAGTCCGCGATGATGAGATCGGGCGCGGGCTGACCCGTGTCGAAACCCGAGGCCGCGGCCAATGAGTGGCTGGTCTCGACCTCGCAACCCCAGCCGGAAATCAAAAGCCGCATGCCTTCGAGGATCTTTGGCTCGTTGTCGATGCAAAGGATCCTCAACCCCTTGAGCGGCTGCGGCAAACGATCGGTCGGCGCTGCGGAGGGGGAAGCAGCGCCGGCCTTGGAAACATCGAGCGGCATGACGATGCGGAAATCCGTGCCCTTGCCGTGCGTCGAATGCAGCTCGACCGGATGGTTGAGGACGCGCGCGATGCGGTCGACGATCGAAAGGCCGAGGCCGAGGCCGGAGGCCGTTTTCGCGCCTTCGTCGAGCCGCGCGAATTCCTTAAAGACGGTGCGGAACTTGGAGGGCGGGATGCCGATGCCCGAATCCATCACCTGGATCACCACCTGGTTTCCCCGCCGCCTTGCGCCGACCAGCACTTTTCCGGTCAGCGTATATTTGATGGCGTTGGACACAAGGTTCTGCACGAGGCGGCGCAGCAGGTTGGGGTCGGAGCGGACCCGCAGCGATGTCGGCATCACGACAAGCTTCAGCTTCTTGGCCCTGGCAATCGGCGCAAAATCCGTCTCGATCCGCTCCAGCAGGCCGGCCAGCGGCACGGATGTCAGGCGCGGCCGCATCGCACCCGTATCAAGCCGGGAGATGTCGAGAACGGCCCCCAGAATGGTTTCGACCGATTCCAGTGCGGAATCGATATTGCGCACGATCGGCCCGTTTTCGGACTGTGCGATACGCTCGACGAGAGCGGAGGAGTAAAGCCGCGCCGCATTCAGCGGCTGCAGGATATCGTGGCCGGCGGCGGCAAAGAAGCGGGTCTTGCCGATGTTCGCTTCATCGGCGGCCGCGCGCGCCTCGCCGAGTTCGTGGTTCACGCGCGTCAGCTCCGCTGTTCGCTCGGCAACGCGCTGCTCCAGCGTCTCGTTTGCCTGCTTCAGCGCCCGGTCGGCCGCAACACGCTGGGTAATATCGGTAAAGGTTGCCACGATCCCCTTGTCCGGCATGGCGTTGGACCGCACTTCGATGATCCGTTCGCCGCCGCCGAGAACGAGCGAGAAGGGCTTGTCGAGTGTCAGGAAATGCCGCACCGTCTGGCCGCGTTCGCCGGCCGGAACGTCACCGCGCTGGCTCAAGATCGCCACGATCTCCGACAGCGGAAAGCCGACACGGCCGACATCCTCCGGCAGGTCGAGAAGCTGGCGGAAGCGCCGGTTCCAGATCGTCAGCTGGTTGGAGCTGTCGAAGACGGCAATGCCCTGGTCCATCTGCGAAAGCGCCGTTTGCAGCATGTCCTGGTTATATTGCAGCGCCTCGCTTGCCTGGTCGAGGAGCCATGCCGTGTCGGCAGAAGCGTCCTCGGTCTTCTGCAGGATCAGCGAAAGCACCAACCGCGCGGAGGAGGATCCGATGGCGCTGCCGAGCAGTTGTTCGGTAAAGTGGATGAGCGCCATGTCGGCCGGCTGGTCGTCCTCCAGCTTGCGGCCGGAACTCTGCTCGTATGTCGCAAGCGATCTCTGCATGCGTTCTTCACCGAGATAGCGCGAGATTGCCGTTTTCAGGTCGCCGACGCTGATGCGGGTCTTCCATCCGCGGGTCGCAAATTGCGAGCGCGACTGCCCCTTCACGAAGATGCCTGCCTGGATGCGCTCCAGCGGACGGGCGTTGCGTGTCATCGAGCCGACGATGAAAAAGCCCGTATTGATAAGAAGGCTCATCGCTGTGGCGTTGACCAGAGGATCGGCATCCGCTGCTGCAAAAAGCGCCGTGCCCGGAAAGATGAAGCTGAGGAAGGCGGTTGCGACATAGGAATAATCCGGTCCGCCGAGCGAGGGCAGAAAGAGCAGGTAGAACCAGACGACGAAACCCGACGTAAGGCCGAGAATGGCGCCGCGTGCATTCGCCCGCCGCCAGACAAGACCGCCGAAGAAGGCGGGTGCGATCTGTGCGATCGCGGCGAAGGACAAAAGGCCGATCGAGGCAAGGCCGGCCGTGCTGTCGGTCGAGCGGTAATAGGCATAGCCAAGCAGCAGGACGGCGAAGATCGCGCTGCGGCGGATGTTGAGCAGGCTTTTGGCGAAATCATCGCGCTGGCCGGCGCGCCCGGCAAGCTTCCGGCGCAGGAAGATCGGCATGATGATGTCGTTCGACACCATGATCGAAAGCGCAACGGAATCGACGATGACCATTGCTGTCGCCGCCGAAAAGCCGCCGATGAAGGTGATCAGCGATACGATCTGCATCTGTCCTGCAAGCGGCAGGGACAGCACGTAAAAGTCGGCATTGCCAGCGCCGCCGAAGGTCAGCAGGCCGCCGATTGCAACTGGCAGCACGAAGAGGTTGATGGCGATGAGATAGAGCGGAAAGAGATAGCCGGCGAGCCGCAGCTGTTTTGCCGAGCGGTTTTCGACGACGGTGACGTGAAACTGGCGCGGAAGCATGATGATTGCAATGGCCGACAGCAGTATCAGCGTAATCCAGCGGCTGATCGGCGTCCGGTAGTCGAGGGTCGCGTTGACCAGCGGGTTGTCCACGCTTTTGCGCCAAAGGTCGGCAGGCCCATCGAACAGAAACCAGATGACGCAGATGCCGGCGGTCAGGAAGGCGACGAGCTTGACCAGCGATTCCATCGAAACGGCGAGGATCAGGCCGTCTTGGTGCTCGGTCGCATCGGTATGCCGCGTGCCGAACATGACGGCGAAGCAGGCAAGCACCAGGGTTGCGATCAGCGGCAGGTCGAGGAAGTAGAGGTTGCCGCTGCCGATGCCATAGTCCGAGGGATTGACCATCGCGGTCACGGTGCTGCTGATCGCCTTCAGCTGCAGTGCGATATAGGGAATTGTACCAACCAGCGAGATCAGAGCCACGATCGTTGCGACCGTCGGATTCTTTCCATAGCGGGCGGCGAGGAAATCCGCGACGGAGGTAAGCTTTTCGGCCTTGGCAAGTTCGATGATCCGCCGCAGCACCGGCATGCCAAGCGTGAAGACGAGGATGGGGCCGATATAGATTCCGGCAAATTCGAGACCGCGCTGCGAGGCGAGTCCGACGCCGCCGAAATAGGTCCAGGAGGTGCAGTAGATAGCAAGGCTCAGCGCATAGACGATCGGCCAGCCGCCGTCCGGTATGCCCAGCTTCTGGCTTCTACGGTCGCCATAGCTTGCGACCGCAAACAGCAGCAGCAGATAGCCGAAGGCAAACGCGATGATGACCCAGCCCTGAAGCATTGAACCTCCACCGGTGCGCTATGCGCCGGCTCTCCGAAAAGACCTCAAGACTAAGGGAAATCGCCTGTCTTGGAAATTGCGATGATCTAGGCATTAAGTCCAAGGCGCAGGAAGGATTTGGTTGTTTGAATTTTGCAATTGAATAATCAATCAAGAGATGTAGCTAATGAAAACAACGGACTGTCCGTGAGAGCGCATCAGAGGGAGACAGATCGGATGCTCAATGAGTTCAAGGCCTTTATCGCCCGAGGCAACGTCATGGACCTTGCCGTCGGTGTCATCATCGGCGGTGCTTTCGGCGGCATCGTCAAGTCGCTTGTCGACGATATCATCATGCCGATCGTCGGTGCCCTTTTCGGCGGTTTTGATTTTTCCAACTATTTTGTCGGTCTTTCGTCTGCGGTCAACGCGCCGACGCTTGCCGCAGCCCGCGCGCAGGGTGCTGTCTTCGCCTATGGCAATTTCATCACCGTGATCATCAATTTCCTGATCCTTGCCTGGATCATCTTCCTGATGATCAAGGGCGTGAACTTGCTGCGCAGGCAGGTCGAGCGCAACGAGCAAAAGGCAGCGGAAGAGGCGCCGCCGCCAGCCGATGTCGCGCTCCTCACAGAAATCCGCGATCTGCTGGCCAAGCGTCCGGCGGTCTGATCGAGGCGTTCGCAGCCCCGGTATCATGCGAGGTTGATTCATAACGAAAATCGATATGGCATCACGCATTCTCATGGGATTTGCGCCGGATTTTGTTTTAAGAAAGCCAAAACCGGAGATCTGCATGTCGATCATGAACAGCCTCAGCCCGCGCGCCGTTTCGGCGCCAGAAAGCGGGATCGTCGAAGTCGTCAATTATGCACGCGGCCGCGACGGCCTGCTGCCGCTGTGGGTCGGTGAGGGTGATCTTCCGACACCGGGTTTCATTAGCCGGGCGGCCATGGACGCGCTGGCAGCAGGAGAGACCTTCTATACCTGGCAGCGCGGCATTCCGGAGCTTCGTCAGGCGCTATCGGATTATTACGGCCGGCATTTCGGCATCGGCCTGTCGGCAGAGCATTTCTATGTTACCGGCTCAGGCATGCAGGCGATCCAGATTGCGGTGCAGGCATTGACGTCGCCGGGCGACGAACTGGTCTATCTGACGCCCGCCTGGCCGAACATCGCCGCTGCGCTGGAAATCGCCGGTGCCCGCTCGGTCGGGGTTGAGCTTCAGTTTGAGGGCGGCAAGTGGGCGGTCGATCTCAACCGTATCGAAGCAGCAATCACTCCGAAGACGAGAGCGCTGTTCATCAATACGCCATCCAATCCGACAGGGTGGACCGCGACGGAGAAGGATCTCGCCGATATCCTTGAACTTGCCCGCAAGCGTGATCTATGGATCATGGCAGATGAAATTTATGCCCGCTATTTCTACGCCGGCACCCGTGCGCCGTCTTTCCTTGACATCATGGCACCGGGCGACAAGGTCATGTTCGTCAATTCCTTCTCGAAGAACTGGGCAATGACCGGCTGGCGTGTCGGCTGGATCGTGTCGCCGCCGGAAACCGGGCAGGTGCTCGAGAACCTGATCCAATATTCGACCTCGGGCGTTGCGCAATTCATGCAGAAGGGTGCGGTGGCAGCCCTCAACGAGGGCGATGGGTTCGTCGAGGCCAATATCGCAAAGGCGGCTCTTGCGCGCGACATCCTCTGCGATGCGCTGATTGCCACAAACCGCGTCGAGACGTTGAAGCCGGACGGTGCACTTTACGCCTTTCTGAAGATCGACGGCGTCACCGACAGCCGCAAAGCAGCGCTGGATATCGTCGACAAGACGGGCGTCGGCCTGGCGCCTGGAACCGCCTTCGGTGCAGGCGGCGAGCTTTTCCTGCGAGCCTGTTTCCTGCGCGATCCGCAACAGGTCAAGGCAGCAGCCGACAAGCTGTGCGATTACATTCTGAAGCTCTGACGCGCAAGGCGTGGCCGTCGCAGCCCGGCCATCTTCAAGGCAAACGGCCATTTGCTAAAATTGTAGCAAAGGCCGAAATCAGCCTCTAACCACATCAGCAAACTTACCGGTTCAAAGGCGTCCGATCGGGCGCCTGATAACAAAATCTGAAAGGAAAAGCCGTGTCAGATGCCTCTGTCGATTAAACAGGGAACAGGGCATGGCAATTTTGGTGACAGGCGGGGCCGGCTACATCGGCAGCCACATGGTCTGGGCACTGCTCGATGCAGGCGAGAACGTCGTCGTGCTCGATCGTCTTTCCACCGGCTTTCGCTGGGCGGTCGCGCCTGCTGCGCGCTTCTATCTTGGGGATATCGCCGATGCCGAGGTGCTGAAGACGATCTTCATCGAGAACGATATCGAGGCGATCATCCATTTTGCAGGATCCGCTGTCGTTCCGGCTTCGGTTGCCGATCCGCTTTTCTATTACGACAACAATTCCGGCAAGACGCGTGCACTGCTGAGCGCGGCGATCGCTGCCGGTGTGCGCCATTTCGTCTTTTCGTCGACGGCGGCAGTCTACGGTCCCCAGAAGACTTCCGACCCGGTCAGGGAAACAGCGCCGCTCAACCCGGAAAATCCTTACGGCCAGTCGAAGCTGATGACGGAATTCATGCTGCGCGACGCTGCTGCCGCCTATGATTTCGACTATGTGGCGCTGCGCTACTTCAATGTTGCTGGTGCCGATCCGCACGGCCGCGCCGGACAATCCACGAGCGGCGCGACGCACCTCATCAAGGTCGCCTGCGAGGCAGCCCTCGGCAAGCGCGACAGCGTGCATGTCTACGGCATCGACTATCCGACGCATGACGGCACCGGCGTGCGCGACTACATCCATGTCACTGATCTTGTCGAGGCTCACCTCAAGGCACTGCAGCATCTGCGCAAGGGCAAGGGATCGTTGGTCGCCAATTGCGGCTATGGCTCTGGTTATACGGTGCTCGACGTGCTGAACATGGTGGTGCGCCTGCACGGCCACGCGTTCAGGATTCATATGGCGCCACGCCGCCCCGGCGATGCCGCAAGTGTCGTGGCCGACGCCACGTTGGCCCATCGCGTGCTGGACTGGACGCCGAAATACGATTCCCTGGAGACGATCGTTCGCAGCGCACTGGACTGGGAGCTGGCGCTGATCAACCGGAGTGTCGGGGAGCTGCAGGGAGTGCACCGCGCCC
Above is a window of Rhizobium etli 8C-3 DNA encoding:
- a CDS encoding pyridoxal phosphate-dependent aminotransferase, which gives rise to MSIMNSLSPRAVSAPESGIVEVVNYARGRDGLLPLWVGEGDLPTPGFISRAAMDALAAGETFYTWQRGIPELRQALSDYYGRHFGIGLSAEHFYVTGSGMQAIQIAVQALTSPGDELVYLTPAWPNIAAALEIAGARSVGVELQFEGGKWAVDLNRIEAAITPKTRALFINTPSNPTGWTATEKDLADILELARKRDLWIMADEIYARYFYAGTRAPSFLDIMAPGDKVMFVNSFSKNWAMTGWRVGWIVSPPETGQVLENLIQYSTSGVAQFMQKGAVAALNEGDGFVEANIAKAALARDILCDALIATNRVETLKPDGALYAFLKIDGVTDSRKAALDIVDKTGVGLAPGTAFGAGGELFLRACFLRDPQQVKAAADKLCDYILKL
- the galE gene encoding UDP-glucose 4-epimerase GalE; translation: MAILVTGGAGYIGSHMVWALLDAGENVVVLDRLSTGFRWAVAPAARFYLGDIADAEVLKTIFIENDIEAIIHFAGSAVVPASVADPLFYYDNNSGKTRALLSAAIAAGVRHFVFSSTAAVYGPQKTSDPVRETAPLNPENPYGQSKLMTEFMLRDAAAAYDFDYVALRYFNVAGADPHGRAGQSTSGATHLIKVACEAALGKRDSVHVYGIDYPTHDGTGVRDYIHVTDLVEAHLKALQHLRKGKGSLVANCGYGSGYTVLDVLNMVVRLHGHAFRIHMAPRRPGDAASVVADATLAHRVLDWTPKYDSLETIVRSALDWELALINRSVGELQGVHRALAAASF
- the mscL gene encoding large conductance mechanosensitive channel protein MscL, with protein sequence MLNEFKAFIARGNVMDLAVGVIIGGAFGGIVKSLVDDIIMPIVGALFGGFDFSNYFVGLSSAVNAPTLAAARAQGAVFAYGNFITVIINFLILAWIIFLMIKGVNLLRRQVERNEQKAAEEAPPPADVALLTEIRDLLAKRPAV
- a CDS encoding PAS domain-containing hybrid sensor histidine kinase/response regulator; its protein translation is MLQGWVIIAFAFGYLLLLFAVASYGDRRSQKLGIPDGGWPIVYALSLAIYCTSWTYFGGVGLASQRGLEFAGIYIGPILVFTLGMPVLRRIIELAKAEKLTSVADFLAARYGKNPTVATIVALISLVGTIPYIALQLKAISSTVTAMVNPSDYGIGSGNLYFLDLPLIATLVLACFAVMFGTRHTDATEHQDGLILAVSMESLVKLVAFLTAGICVIWFLFDGPADLWRKSVDNPLVNATLDYRTPISRWITLILLSAIAIIMLPRQFHVTVVENRSAKQLRLAGYLFPLYLIAINLFVLPVAIGGLLTFGGAGNADFYVLSLPLAGQMQIVSLITFIGGFSAATAMVIVDSVALSIMVSNDIIMPIFLRRKLAGRAGQRDDFAKSLLNIRRSAIFAVLLLGYAYYRSTDSTAGLASIGLLSFAAIAQIAPAFFGGLVWRRANARGAILGLTSGFVVWFYLLFLPSLGGPDYSYVATAFLSFIFPGTALFAAADADPLVNATAMSLLINTGFFIVGSMTRNARPLERIQAGIFVKGQSRSQFATRGWKTRISVGDLKTAISRYLGEERMQRSLATYEQSSGRKLEDDQPADMALIHFTEQLLGSAIGSSSARLVLSLILQKTEDASADTAWLLDQASEALQYNQDMLQTALSQMDQGIAVFDSSNQLTIWNRRFRQLLDLPEDVGRVGFPLSEIVAILSQRGDVPAGERGQTVRHFLTLDKPFSLVLGGGERIIEVRSNAMPDKGIVATFTDITQRVAADRALKQANETLEQRVAERTAELTRVNHELGEARAAADEANIGKTRFFAAAGHDILQPLNAARLYSSALVERIAQSENGPIVRNIDSALESVETILGAVLDISRLDTGAMRPRLTSVPLAGLLERIETDFAPIARAKKLKLVVMPTSLRVRSDPNLLRRLVQNLVSNAIKYTLTGKVLVGARRRGNQVVIQVMDSGIGIPPSKFRTVFKEFARLDEGAKTASGLGLGLSIVDRIARVLNHPVELHSTHGKGTDFRIVMPLDVSKAGAASPSAAPTDRLPQPLKGLRILCIDNEPKILEGMRLLISGWGCEVETSHSLAAASGFDTGQPAPDLIIADYHLGDGTGISAILNLRERFGTDLPALLVTADRTPEVRVEAERHGIAIQHKPVRPAALRAFITQISGLKRAAAE
- a CDS encoding cold-shock protein, with amino-acid sequence MNTGTVKWFNATKGFGFIQPDDGAADVFVHISAVERAGMRDLQEGQKLSYELVSDKRSGKMSADRLQAA
- a CDS encoding VOC family protein; amino-acid sequence: MATIAEIVVEAETPSRLAAFWAAILDGYQVRGYDEAEIGRLAKLGFTPETDPTVMVDGPGPSLCFQRVLLRNYDNNRVHLDIAVDDVQAAVERITALGGSLQRREPGYTVMKDPEGNQFCIVPGT